One window of the Sebastes umbrosus isolate fSebUmb1 chromosome 1, fSebUmb1.pri, whole genome shotgun sequence genome contains the following:
- the ghrh gene encoding LOW QUALITY PROTEIN: somatoliberin (The sequence of the model RefSeq protein was modified relative to this genomic sequence to represent the inferred CDS: substituted 1 base at 1 genomic stop codon), which yields MEKAALLLFCCLVMSLSGSPLYPSIRFGQRDTAILMTSSIKNPAEQMKEDTSPPREQAELRSGRHADAIFTNSYRKVLGQISARKFLQTIMGKRLGDGSESYVKRQSDIYEGTYKEDLTSIQSNQRYRGVHGNVMRPRXINTIKA from the exons ATGGAGAAAGCTgcactgctgctgttttgttgCCTGGTCATGTCTTTATCAGGCTCCCCACTCTACCCATCCATTAG GTTCGGCCAGAGGGATACAGCCATCCTGATGACATCTTCTATAAAGAATCCAGCAGAGCAGATGAAGGAAGACACGAGTCCTCCCAGGGAGCAAGCGGAGTTACG CTCAGGACGCCACGCTGACGCCATCTTTACAAACAGCTACAGGAAAGTCCTGGGCCAAATCTCTGCCAGGAAGTTCCTTCAGACAATCATGGGCAAACGGCTGGG AGATGGAAGTGAGAGTTACGTGAAACGTCAGTCAGATATCTATGAAGGAACCTATAAAGAAGATCTTACATCCATCCAGAGCAATCAGAGATACAGAGGAGTGCACGGGAATGTCATGAGGCCCAGGTAAATAAATACCATTAAAGCCTAA